TTCAAGCGGGCAATGCTTTCATTGATCTCATCTACGGCCTTGCGCACATTCTCTTCCTCCGACCTATCAATGGTCAATGGATATGCGCGGCCTGCTAGCTCCACTCTAATGGATCGTTCTTCCATGGTCATTTACCTCCCGTTTCAGTGCCTAAAAGCGCTAAGCAGCGGTCAATTTCAAGTACCAGTTCATCGATCCGTTCATTCGTTCCCGTCCCGCTCTCCCCAACCTGGGGTTTAGCTTTTCGGAGGCCTTCATTCTCCCGTTCCAGTTCAGCAACACGCGCTTTAAGCACTTCGGTCATCCGTTGATGATCATGTGCTTCTTTCTCCAGATCCGATGCTCGCTCCTTCAAGGCATGTTGATCCCGGATCAGCCGGGTAACGTGGTCTTTGATGGAGTTGATGCGATCAGCGAACGTGTTCATATACTGGACCGGGGGTCCGAAATTGGTCCAGCGCCAAATATAGACCTGCTTTTGCGTTACAGCACGTGTTTTGTTTGAACGCGACCATGTTGACGGGCGTGGGTCATTGTAGCTGGATACGAACGATACCAGCAATAGCTTCGCGGAAATTCAATTCCCCAGTGATCCCACAGATCTACTAATTGACCTATAAAATGATTTCAATTAAGAGCAATAATATACTGATCATCATTTACTTATTACCTTTTGCTTCAAGTGCCCAAGGTCCAGTTCCGTCTCCCAAATATATCAACCCGATGGATATTCCTGTAGCACTTTCCGGCAACTTCATGGAGCCCCGCAACAACCATTTTCACAGTGGTCTGGATATGCGTACAGGCGGGGTTGAGGGTGTTCCGGTCCGAGCGGTTGCAGATGGTTGGGTTTCACGAATTAAAATAAGCCCGTGGGGCTATGGCAAGGCGGTCTACATTGAGCACAACGACGGACTTACGACAGTTTACGGCCATTTATCGGTGTTGACAGGTACCGTTGGAGCCGCTTGTGCGGATGCGCAATACCGAACCAAGGACTTCAGCATTGACCAGTATCTGGAAAAGAATGTATTACCCTTGAAACAAGGTGAGGTCTTTGCACTTAGCGGAAATTCAGGAGGCAGTGGCGGACCACATTTACATTTCGAGATACGGAATGGAGCGCAACATGCCCTGGACCCTCAAGCATTAGGCATCAAGGTCAAGGACACCACCCAGCCGGAGATCATCGGCGTACGCCTCTATCCCCTTGCAGATAGCAGCAGAGTTGGCCCCTACCCGGCCCGTTCATTGGGTTTTCCGGTACAGGGCAATTCGGGGAAATACGGATTGAAACCAGGTGATGCTCCCATTGCATACGGTACCGTGGGATTGGCGATACATACGTTGGACCGCTATGATGACAGCGGCGCCAAATTCGGAGTACGCAAGATCGAACTATACGTGGACAGCGTAAAGGCGTTCTCAGCCAATTTTGATCATATCGACTTCAACACCACGCGGTATTGCAATGCACAACTGGACGGTGAGCTATACAAGGCCAATAAGATGGAATACCACCGGTGCTACAAACTACCCAACAATAAACTCGACATTTATGGTAAAGAGCAGCTACAAGGCCGGATCACCACACAGCCCGGCAAGGAACATCATATCCGATCCGTTGTGATCGATGCGAACGGTAACCGATCTGAATTGACATTCATGCTGAAGGGTGCTACGGCATCCGAAAGTATCACCTGGCCAACCACCACGCCCATTGGAAGTCTATTACGCTATGACAGTGAGAATGTAATGGCCGAAGCAGGCGTGCGCTTGACACTTCCTGCACTTGCTCTATACGAGGATGCCTATGTCCATTACGAGCGCAAGGACGCACCATCAAATGCGATAACACC
This genomic window from Flavobacteriales bacterium contains:
- a CDS encoding M23 family metallopeptidase; the protein is MDIPVALSGNFMEPRNNHFHSGLDMRTGGVEGVPVRAVADGWVSRIKISPWGYGKAVYIEHNDGLTTVYGHLSVLTGTVGAACADAQYRTKDFSIDQYLEKNVLPLKQGEVFALSGNSGGSGGPHLHFEIRNGAQHALDPQALGIKVKDTTQPEIIGVRLYPLADSSRVGPYPARSLGFPVQGNSGKYGLKPGDAPIAYGTVGLAIHTLDRYDDSGAKFGVRKIELYVDSVKAFSANFDHIDFNTTRYCNAQLDGELYKANKMEYHRCYKLPNNKLDIYGKEQLQGRITTQPGKEHHIRSVVIDANGNRSELTFMLKGATASESITWPTTTPIGSLLRYDSENVMAEAGVRLTLPALALYEDAYVHYERKDAPSNAITPLHVLHDAHTPIQSYCTLELDLPAELPQELRAKALIVSIGSGGKPSAEGGTVAGGTITTKVRSFGTYTVMIDTVPPTIRNVDLRANMSGRSGFTLKIADDLSGIDTFKASINGNWILMDYDPKTNRLVHNFDTHTKASGKKNLVVEVSDDRGNTSKFEMEFDR